One stretch of Rattus norvegicus strain BN/NHsdMcwi chromosome 12, GRCr8, whole genome shotgun sequence DNA includes these proteins:
- the Sun1 gene encoding SUN domain-containing protein 1 isoform X18 encodes MWRVFVPRPGRCGRGLRRRREAAWSEPVNMDFSRLHTYTPPQCVPENTGYTYALSSSYSSDALDFETEHRLEPVFDSPRMSRRSLRLITTTAAYSSGDGQTVDTHISTSRATPAKGRETRTVKQRSASKPAFSINHLSGKGLSSSTSHDSSCSLRSATVLRHPVLDESLIREQTKVDHFWGLDDDGDLKGGNKAATQGNGELAAEVASSNGYTCRDCRMLSARTDALTAHSAVHGPTSRVYSRDRTLRPPHLGHCGRMTAGELSRVDGESLCDLLVRALRRTRAAGWSVAEAMWSVLWLAVTAPGKAASGTFWWLGSGWYQFVTLISWLNVFLLTRCLRNICKVFVLLLPLLLLLGAGFSLWGQGNFFSLLPMLNWTAMQPAQRVDNPKDMHRPGPLSPSPPLKVDPMASQWPQESDMGQKIASLSAQCHNHDERLAELTVLLQKLQIRVDQVDDGREGLSLWVKDMVGQHLQEIGSIEPPDAKTDFLTLHHDHEVRLSSLEDVLRKLTEKSEAIQKELEETKLRAGRDEEQPLLDRVQHLELELNLLKSQLSDWQHLRSSCEQADARIQETVQLMFSEDQPGGSLEWLLQKLSSRFVSKDELQVLLHDLELKLLQNITHHITVTGQAPTSEAIVSAMSQAGISGITEAQAHIIVNNALRLYSQDKTGMVDFALESGGGSILSTRCSETYETKTALLSLFGVPLWYFSQSPRVVIQPDIYPGNCWAFKGSQGYLVVRLSMKIYPTTFTMEHIPKTLSPTGNISSAPRDFAVYGLETEYQEEGQPLGRFTYDQEGDSLQMFHTLERPDQGFQIVELRVLSNWGHPEYTCLYRFRVHGEPIQ; translated from the exons TTCTAGTTATTCTTCGGATGCTCTGGATTTTGAGACTGAACACAGATTGGAACCTGTCTTTGACTCTCCAAGGATGTCCCGCCGTAGCTTGCGCCTGATCACAACAACAGCTGCATACAGCAGTGGGGACGGCCAGACTGTTGACACTCACATCAGCACCAGCAGGGCCACCCCGGCCAAGGGGAGAGAAACCAG GACAGTCAAACAGAGAAGTGCAAGCAAGCCAGCTTTTAGTATCAACCACCTGTCAGGGAAGGGCTTGTCCTCAAGCACAAGCCATGACAGCTCTTGCAGCCTGCGGAGTGCCACGGTGCTGCGGCATCCTGTGCTAGACGAGTCTCTGATTCGTGAGCAGACCAAAGTGGACCACTTCTGGG gtcTCGATGATGATGGCGACCTTAAAG GTGGAAATAAAGCTGCCACTCAGGGAAATGGTGAACTGGCAGCAGAGGTGGCGAGCAGCAACGGATACACCTGCCGCGACTGCAGGATGCTCTCGGCTCGGACAGACGCTCTCACAGCCCACTCTGCCGTCCACGGGCCCACCTCAAGGGTTTACTCCAGAGATAGGACTCTCAGACCCC CCCATCTCGGTCACTGTGGGAGGATGACTGCCGGAGAACTTTCCAGAGTGGACGGGGAGTCCCTGT GTGACCTCTTGGTTCGAGCACTGCGCAGGACCAGAGCTGCTGGGTGGTCTGTGGCAGAGGCCATGTGGTCGGTGCTCTGGCTGGCTGTCACTGCTCCAG GGAAGGCAGCCTCTGGAACCTTCTGGTGGCTAGGGAGTGGCTGGTACCAATTTGTTACTTTGATTTCCTGGCTGAATGTGTTTCTTCTTACCAG gtgCCTTCGAAATATTTGCAAGGTTTTTGTCTTGCTGCTCCCACTCCTACTTTTATTAG GTGCTGGTTTCTCCTTGTGGGGCCAGGGCAACTTCTTCTCACTCCTACCAATGTTGAATTGGACGGCCATGCAGCCAGCGCAGAGGGTGGACAATCCCAAGGACATGCACAGACCCGGCCCTCTTTCCCCGAGTCCACCTCTCAAG GTTGATCCCATGGCTTCCCAGTGGCCTCAGGAGAGTGATATGGGGCAGAAGATAGCCTCTTTGAGTGCACAGTGCCACAACCATGATGAGAGACTCGCAGAGCTGACAGTCCTGCTTCAGAAACTCCAGATACGGGTAGACCAAGTGGATGACGGCAGGGAAGGGCTGTCACTGTGGGTCAAGGATATGGTTGGACAGCACCTGCAGGAGATTGGCTCCATAGAACCACCTGATGCTAAG ACTGACTTCCTGACTTTACACCATGACCATGAAGTGCGTCTCTCCAGTTTGGAAGATGTTCTTAGAAAACTGACTGAAAAATCTGAG GCTATCCAGAAGGAGCTGGAGGAAACCAAGCTGAGAGCAGGCAG GGATGAAGAGCAGCCCCTCCTTGACCGTGTGCAGCACCTAGAACTGGAGCTGAACCTGCTGAAGTCACAGCTGTCGGACTGGCAGCATCTGAGGAGCAGCTGTGAGCAG GCTGATGCCCGCATCCAGGAGACTGTGCAGCTCATGTTCTCTGAGGACCAGCCGGGCGGCTCCCTCGAGTGGCTGTTACAGAAGCTTTCTTCTCGGTTCGTGAGCAAGGATGAGCTGCAGGTGCTTTTGCATGACCTTGAGCTGAAACTACTGCAGAATATCACACACCACATCACCGTCACAGGCCAGGCTCCGACATCCGAGGCCATTGTGTCTGCCATGAGTCAGGCAGGGATTTCAGGAATCACAGAAGCG CAAGCACATATCATTGTGAACAATGCTCTGAGGCTGTACTCCCAAGACAAGACTGGGATGGTGGACTTTGCTCTGGAGTCTGGAG GTGGCAGCATCCTAAGCACTCGGTGCTCTGAGACCTATGAGACCAAGACGGCACTGCTGAGCCTGTTCGGGGTCCCACTGTGGTACTTCTCACAGTCACCTCGAGTGGTAATCCAG CCCGACATCTACCCGGGGAATTGCTGGGCATTTAAGGGTTCCCAGGGGTACCTGGTAGTTCGCTTGTCCATGAAGATCTACCCAACCACGTTCACCATGGAGCACATTCCAAAGACGCTGTCACCGACTGGTAACATCTCCAGTGCCCCCAGAGACTTTGCAGTCTAT GGACTGGAAACCGAGTATCAGGAAGAGGGGCAGCCTCTGGGACGGTTCACCTATGACCAGGAAGGGGACTCACTCCAGATGTTCCACACACTG gaaagacctgaccAAGGGTTCCAGATAGTAGAGCTCCGGGTTCTGTCCAACTGGGGCCACCCTGAGTACACTTGCCTCTACCGGTTCCGAGTCCACGGAGAGCCCATCCAGTAG
- the Sun1 gene encoding SUN domain-containing protein 1 isoform X16: MDFSRLHTYTPPQCVPENTGYTYALSSSYSSDALDFETEHRLEPVFDSPRMSRRSLRLITTTAAYSSGDGQTVDTHISTSRATPAKGRETRTVKQRSASKPAFSINHLSGKGLSSSTSHDSSCSLRSATVLRHPVLDESLIREQTKVDHFWGLDDDGDLKGGNKAATQGNGELAAEVASSNGYTCRDCRMLSARTDALTAHSAVHGPTSRVYSRDRTLRPPHLGHCGRMTAGELSRVDGESLCDDCKGKKHLETHTTTHSQLSQPHRAAGAMGRLCTYTGDLLVRALRRTRAAGWSVAEAMWSVLWLAVTAPGKAASGTFWWLGSGWYQFVTLISWLNVFLLTRCLRNICKVFVLLLPLLLLLGAGFSLWGQGNFFSLLPMLNWTAMQPAQRVDNPKDMHRPGPLSPSPPLKVDPMASQWPQESDMGQKIASLSAQCHNHDERLAELTVLLQKLQIRVDQVDDGREGLSLWVKDMVGQHLQEIGSIEPPDAKTDFLTLHHDHEVRLSSLEDVLRKLTEKSEAIQKELEETKLRAGSRDEEQPLLDRVQHLELELNLLKSQLSDWQHLRSSCEQADARIQETVQLMFSEDQPGGSLEWLLQKLSSRFVSKDELQVLLHDLELKLLQNITHHITVTGQAPTSEAIVSAMSQAGISGITEAQAHIIVNNALRLYSQDKTGMVDFALESGGGSILSTRCSETYETKTALLSLFGVPLWYFSQSPRVVIQPDIYPGNCWAFKGSQGYLVVRLSMKIYPTTFTMEHIPKTLSPTGNISSAPRDFAVYGLETEYQEEGQPLGRFTYDQEGDSLQMFHTLERPDQGFQIVELRVLSNWGHPEYTCLYRFRVHGEPIQ, from the exons TTCTAGTTATTCTTCGGATGCTCTGGATTTTGAGACTGAACACAGATTGGAACCTGTCTTTGACTCTCCAAGGATGTCCCGCCGTAGCTTGCGCCTGATCACAACAACAGCTGCATACAGCAGTGGGGACGGCCAGACTGTTGACACTCACATCAGCACCAGCAGGGCCACCCCGGCCAAGGGGAGAGAAACCAG GACAGTCAAACAGAGAAGTGCAAGCAAGCCAGCTTTTAGTATCAACCACCTGTCAGGGAAGGGCTTGTCCTCAAGCACAAGCCATGACAGCTCTTGCAGCCTGCGGAGTGCCACGGTGCTGCGGCATCCTGTGCTAGACGAGTCTCTGATTCGTGAGCAGACCAAAGTGGACCACTTCTGGG gtcTCGATGATGATGGCGACCTTAAAG GTGGAAATAAAGCTGCCACTCAGGGAAATGGTGAACTGGCAGCAGAGGTGGCGAGCAGCAACGGATACACCTGCCGCGACTGCAGGATGCTCTCGGCTCGGACAGACGCTCTCACAGCCCACTCTGCCGTCCACGGGCCCACCTCAAGGGTTTACTCCAGAGATAGGACTCTCAGACCCC CCCATCTCGGTCACTGTGGGAGGATGACTGCCGGAGAACTTTCCAGAGTGGACGGGGAGTCCCTGT GTGATGACTGTAAGGGGAAGAAGCACCTTGAGACACACACAACCACCCACTCGCAACTGTCCCAGCCACACAGGGCGGCAGGGGCCATGGGGCGCCTCTGCACCTACACAG GTGACCTCTTGGTTCGAGCACTGCGCAGGACCAGAGCTGCTGGGTGGTCTGTGGCAGAGGCCATGTGGTCGGTGCTCTGGCTGGCTGTCACTGCTCCAG GGAAGGCAGCCTCTGGAACCTTCTGGTGGCTAGGGAGTGGCTGGTACCAATTTGTTACTTTGATTTCCTGGCTGAATGTGTTTCTTCTTACCAG gtgCCTTCGAAATATTTGCAAGGTTTTTGTCTTGCTGCTCCCACTCCTACTTTTATTAG GTGCTGGTTTCTCCTTGTGGGGCCAGGGCAACTTCTTCTCACTCCTACCAATGTTGAATTGGACGGCCATGCAGCCAGCGCAGAGGGTGGACAATCCCAAGGACATGCACAGACCCGGCCCTCTTTCCCCGAGTCCACCTCTCAAG GTTGATCCCATGGCTTCCCAGTGGCCTCAGGAGAGTGATATGGGGCAGAAGATAGCCTCTTTGAGTGCACAGTGCCACAACCATGATGAGAGACTCGCAGAGCTGACAGTCCTGCTTCAGAAACTCCAGATACGGGTAGACCAAGTGGATGACGGCAGGGAAGGGCTGTCACTGTGGGTCAAGGATATGGTTGGACAGCACCTGCAGGAGATTGGCTCCATAGAACCACCTGATGCTAAG ACTGACTTCCTGACTTTACACCATGACCATGAAGTGCGTCTCTCCAGTTTGGAAGATGTTCTTAGAAAACTGACTGAAAAATCTGAG GCTATCCAGAAGGAGCTGGAGGAAACCAAGCTGAGAGCAGGCAG CAGGGATGAAGAGCAGCCCCTCCTTGACCGTGTGCAGCACCTAGAACTGGAGCTGAACCTGCTGAAGTCACAGCTGTCGGACTGGCAGCATCTGAGGAGCAGCTGTGAGCAG GCTGATGCCCGCATCCAGGAGACTGTGCAGCTCATGTTCTCTGAGGACCAGCCGGGCGGCTCCCTCGAGTGGCTGTTACAGAAGCTTTCTTCTCGGTTCGTGAGCAAGGATGAGCTGCAGGTGCTTTTGCATGACCTTGAGCTGAAACTACTGCAGAATATCACACACCACATCACCGTCACAGGCCAGGCTCCGACATCCGAGGCCATTGTGTCTGCCATGAGTCAGGCAGGGATTTCAGGAATCACAGAAGCG CAAGCACATATCATTGTGAACAATGCTCTGAGGCTGTACTCCCAAGACAAGACTGGGATGGTGGACTTTGCTCTGGAGTCTGGAG GTGGCAGCATCCTAAGCACTCGGTGCTCTGAGACCTATGAGACCAAGACGGCACTGCTGAGCCTGTTCGGGGTCCCACTGTGGTACTTCTCACAGTCACCTCGAGTGGTAATCCAG CCCGACATCTACCCGGGGAATTGCTGGGCATTTAAGGGTTCCCAGGGGTACCTGGTAGTTCGCTTGTCCATGAAGATCTACCCAACCACGTTCACCATGGAGCACATTCCAAAGACGCTGTCACCGACTGGTAACATCTCCAGTGCCCCCAGAGACTTTGCAGTCTAT GGACTGGAAACCGAGTATCAGGAAGAGGGGCAGCCTCTGGGACGGTTCACCTATGACCAGGAAGGGGACTCACTCCAGATGTTCCACACACTG gaaagacctgaccAAGGGTTCCAGATAGTAGAGCTCCGGGTTCTGTCCAACTGGGGCCACCCTGAGTACACTTGCCTCTACCGGTTCCGAGTCCACGGAGAGCCCATCCAGTAG
- the Sun1 gene encoding SUN domain-containing protein 1 isoform X20: MSRRSLRLITTTAAYSSGDGQTVDTHISTSRATPAKGRETRTVKQRSASKPAFSINHLSGKGLSSSTSHDSSCSLRSATVLRHPVLDESLIREQTKVDHFWGLDDDGDLKGGNKAATQGNGELAAEVASSNGYTCRDCRMLSARTDALTAHSAVHGPTSRVYSRDRTLRPRGASFYLDRTLWLAKYTSSSFASFIVQLFQVVLMKLNFESETYKLKGYESRAYESQSYETKSHESEAHLGHCGRMTAGELSRVDGESLCDLLVRALRRTRAAGWSVAEAMWSVLWLAVTAPGKAASGTFWWLGSGWYQFVTLISWLNVFLLTRCLRNICKVFVLLLPLLLLLGAGFSLWGQGNFFSLLPMLNWTAMQPAQRVDNPKDMHRPGPLSPSPPLKVDPMASQWPQESDMGQKIASLSAQCHNHDERLAELTVLLQKLQIRVDQVDDGREGLSLWVKDMVGQHLQEIGSIEPPDAKTDFLTLHHDHEVRLSSLEDVLRKLTEKSEAIQKELEETKLRAGRDEEQPLLDRVQHLELELNLLKSQLSDWQHLRSSCEQADARIQETVQLMFSEDQPGGSLEWLLQKLSSRFVSKDELQVLLHDLELKLLQNITHHITVTGQAPTSEAIVSAMSQAGISGITEAQAHIIVNNALRLYSQDKTGMVDFALESGGGSILSTRCSETYETKTALLSLFGVPLWYFSQSPRVVIQPDIYPGNCWAFKGSQGYLVVRLSMKIYPTTFTMEHIPKTLSPTGNISSAPRDFAVYGLETEYQEEGQPLGRFTYDQEGDSLQMFHTLERPDQGFQIVELRVLSNWGHPEYTCLYRFRVHGEPIQ; encoded by the exons ATGTCCCGCCGTAGCTTGCGCCTGATCACAACAACAGCTGCATACAGCAGTGGGGACGGCCAGACTGTTGACACTCACATCAGCACCAGCAGGGCCACCCCGGCCAAGGGGAGAGAAACCAG GACAGTCAAACAGAGAAGTGCAAGCAAGCCAGCTTTTAGTATCAACCACCTGTCAGGGAAGGGCTTGTCCTCAAGCACAAGCCATGACAGCTCTTGCAGCCTGCGGAGTGCCACGGTGCTGCGGCATCCTGTGCTAGACGAGTCTCTGATTCGTGAGCAGACCAAAGTGGACCACTTCTGGG gtcTCGATGATGATGGCGACCTTAAAG GTGGAAATAAAGCTGCCACTCAGGGAAATGGTGAACTGGCAGCAGAGGTGGCGAGCAGCAACGGATACACCTGCCGCGACTGCAGGATGCTCTCGGCTCGGACAGACGCTCTCACAGCCCACTCTGCCGTCCACGGGCCCACCTCAAGGGTTTACTCCAGAGATAGGACTCTCAGACCCC GCGGTGCGTCCTTTTACCTGGATAGGACTCTGTGGCTGGCCAAGtacacctcctcctcctttgcgTCATTCATAGTTCAACTTTTTCAAGTGGTTTTAATGAAGCTCAATTTTGAATCAGAAACTTACAAATTGAAAGGCTATGAATCCAGAGCTTATGAATCACAGAGCTATGAGACAAAGAGCCATGAGTCAGAag CCCATCTCGGTCACTGTGGGAGGATGACTGCCGGAGAACTTTCCAGAGTGGACGGGGAGTCCCTGT GTGACCTCTTGGTTCGAGCACTGCGCAGGACCAGAGCTGCTGGGTGGTCTGTGGCAGAGGCCATGTGGTCGGTGCTCTGGCTGGCTGTCACTGCTCCAG GGAAGGCAGCCTCTGGAACCTTCTGGTGGCTAGGGAGTGGCTGGTACCAATTTGTTACTTTGATTTCCTGGCTGAATGTGTTTCTTCTTACCAG gtgCCTTCGAAATATTTGCAAGGTTTTTGTCTTGCTGCTCCCACTCCTACTTTTATTAG GTGCTGGTTTCTCCTTGTGGGGCCAGGGCAACTTCTTCTCACTCCTACCAATGTTGAATTGGACGGCCATGCAGCCAGCGCAGAGGGTGGACAATCCCAAGGACATGCACAGACCCGGCCCTCTTTCCCCGAGTCCACCTCTCAAG GTTGATCCCATGGCTTCCCAGTGGCCTCAGGAGAGTGATATGGGGCAGAAGATAGCCTCTTTGAGTGCACAGTGCCACAACCATGATGAGAGACTCGCAGAGCTGACAGTCCTGCTTCAGAAACTCCAGATACGGGTAGACCAAGTGGATGACGGCAGGGAAGGGCTGTCACTGTGGGTCAAGGATATGGTTGGACAGCACCTGCAGGAGATTGGCTCCATAGAACCACCTGATGCTAAG ACTGACTTCCTGACTTTACACCATGACCATGAAGTGCGTCTCTCCAGTTTGGAAGATGTTCTTAGAAAACTGACTGAAAAATCTGAG GCTATCCAGAAGGAGCTGGAGGAAACCAAGCTGAGAGCAGGCAG GGATGAAGAGCAGCCCCTCCTTGACCGTGTGCAGCACCTAGAACTGGAGCTGAACCTGCTGAAGTCACAGCTGTCGGACTGGCAGCATCTGAGGAGCAGCTGTGAGCAG GCTGATGCCCGCATCCAGGAGACTGTGCAGCTCATGTTCTCTGAGGACCAGCCGGGCGGCTCCCTCGAGTGGCTGTTACAGAAGCTTTCTTCTCGGTTCGTGAGCAAGGATGAGCTGCAGGTGCTTTTGCATGACCTTGAGCTGAAACTACTGCAGAATATCACACACCACATCACCGTCACAGGCCAGGCTCCGACATCCGAGGCCATTGTGTCTGCCATGAGTCAGGCAGGGATTTCAGGAATCACAGAAGCG CAAGCACATATCATTGTGAACAATGCTCTGAGGCTGTACTCCCAAGACAAGACTGGGATGGTGGACTTTGCTCTGGAGTCTGGAG GTGGCAGCATCCTAAGCACTCGGTGCTCTGAGACCTATGAGACCAAGACGGCACTGCTGAGCCTGTTCGGGGTCCCACTGTGGTACTTCTCACAGTCACCTCGAGTGGTAATCCAG CCCGACATCTACCCGGGGAATTGCTGGGCATTTAAGGGTTCCCAGGGGTACCTGGTAGTTCGCTTGTCCATGAAGATCTACCCAACCACGTTCACCATGGAGCACATTCCAAAGACGCTGTCACCGACTGGTAACATCTCCAGTGCCCCCAGAGACTTTGCAGTCTAT GGACTGGAAACCGAGTATCAGGAAGAGGGGCAGCCTCTGGGACGGTTCACCTATGACCAGGAAGGGGACTCACTCCAGATGTTCCACACACTG gaaagacctgaccAAGGGTTCCAGATAGTAGAGCTCCGGGTTCTGTCCAACTGGGGCCACCCTGAGTACACTTGCCTCTACCGGTTCCGAGTCCACGGAGAGCCCATCCAGTAG
- the Sun1 gene encoding SUN domain-containing protein 1 — protein sequence MDFSRLHTYTPPQCVPENTGYTYALSSSYSSDALDFETEHRLEPVFDSPRMSRRSLRLITTTAAYSSGDGQTVDTHISTSRATPAKGRETRTVKQRSASKPAFSINHLSGKGLSSSTSHDSSCSLRSATVLRHPVLDESLIREQTKVDHFWGLDDDGDLKGGNKAATQGNGELAAEVASSNGYTCRDCRMLSARTDALTAHSAVHGPTSRVYSRDRTLRPRKAASGTFWWLGSGWYQFVTLISWLNVFLLTRCLRNICKVFVLLLPLLLLLGAGFSLWGQGNFFSLLPMLNWTAMQPAQRVDNPKDMHRPGPLSPSPPLKVDPMASQWPQESDMGQKIASLSAQCHNHDERLAELTVLLQKLQIRVDQVDDGREGLSLWVKDMVGQHLQEIGSIEPPDAKTDFLTLHHDHEVRLSSLEDVLRKLTEKSEAIQKELEETKLRAGSRDEEQPLLDRVQHLELELNLLKSQLSDWQHLRSSCEQADARIQETVQLMFSEDQPGGSLEWLLQKLSSRFVSKDELQVLLHDLELKLLQNITHHITVTGQAPTSEAIVSAMSQAGISGITEAQAHIIVNNALRLYSQDKTGMVDFALESGGGSILSTRCSETYETKTALLSLFGVPLWYFSQSPRVVIQPDIYPGNCWAFKGSQGYLVVRLSMKIYPTTFTMEHIPKTLSPTGNISSAPRDFAVYGLETEYQEEGQPLGRFTYDQEGDSLQMFHTLERPDQGFQIVELRVLSNWGHPEYTCLYRFRVHGEPIQ from the exons TTCTAGTTATTCTTCGGATGCTCTGGATTTTGAGACTGAACACAGATTGGAACCTGTCTTTGACTCTCCAAGGATGTCCCGCCGTAGCTTGCGCCTGATCACAACAACAGCTGCATACAGCAGTGGGGACGGCCAGACTGTTGACACTCACATCAGCACCAGCAGGGCCACCCCGGCCAAGGGGAGAGAAACCAG GACAGTCAAACAGAGAAGTGCAAGCAAGCCAGCTTTTAGTATCAACCACCTGTCAGGGAAGGGCTTGTCCTCAAGCACAAGCCATGACAGCTCTTGCAGCCTGCGGAGTGCCACGGTGCTGCGGCATCCTGTGCTAGACGAGTCTCTGATTCGTGAGCAGACCAAAGTGGACCACTTCTGGG gtcTCGATGATGATGGCGACCTTAAAG GTGGAAATAAAGCTGCCACTCAGGGAAATGGTGAACTGGCAGCAGAGGTGGCGAGCAGCAACGGATACACCTGCCGCGACTGCAGGATGCTCTCGGCTCGGACAGACGCTCTCACAGCCCACTCTGCCGTCCACGGGCCCACCTCAAGGGTTTACTCCAGAGATAGGACTCTCAGACCCC GGAAGGCAGCCTCTGGAACCTTCTGGTGGCTAGGGAGTGGCTGGTACCAATTTGTTACTTTGATTTCCTGGCTGAATGTGTTTCTTCTTACCAG gtgCCTTCGAAATATTTGCAAGGTTTTTGTCTTGCTGCTCCCACTCCTACTTTTATTAG GTGCTGGTTTCTCCTTGTGGGGCCAGGGCAACTTCTTCTCACTCCTACCAATGTTGAATTGGACGGCCATGCAGCCAGCGCAGAGGGTGGACAATCCCAAGGACATGCACAGACCCGGCCCTCTTTCCCCGAGTCCACCTCTCAAG GTTGATCCCATGGCTTCCCAGTGGCCTCAGGAGAGTGATATGGGGCAGAAGATAGCCTCTTTGAGTGCACAGTGCCACAACCATGATGAGAGACTCGCAGAGCTGACAGTCCTGCTTCAGAAACTCCAGATACGGGTAGACCAAGTGGATGACGGCAGGGAAGGGCTGTCACTGTGGGTCAAGGATATGGTTGGACAGCACCTGCAGGAGATTGGCTCCATAGAACCACCTGATGCTAAG ACTGACTTCCTGACTTTACACCATGACCATGAAGTGCGTCTCTCCAGTTTGGAAGATGTTCTTAGAAAACTGACTGAAAAATCTGAG GCTATCCAGAAGGAGCTGGAGGAAACCAAGCTGAGAGCAGGCAG CAGGGATGAAGAGCAGCCCCTCCTTGACCGTGTGCAGCACCTAGAACTGGAGCTGAACCTGCTGAAGTCACAGCTGTCGGACTGGCAGCATCTGAGGAGCAGCTGTGAGCAG GCTGATGCCCGCATCCAGGAGACTGTGCAGCTCATGTTCTCTGAGGACCAGCCGGGCGGCTCCCTCGAGTGGCTGTTACAGAAGCTTTCTTCTCGGTTCGTGAGCAAGGATGAGCTGCAGGTGCTTTTGCATGACCTTGAGCTGAAACTACTGCAGAATATCACACACCACATCACCGTCACAGGCCAGGCTCCGACATCCGAGGCCATTGTGTCTGCCATGAGTCAGGCAGGGATTTCAGGAATCACAGAAGCG CAAGCACATATCATTGTGAACAATGCTCTGAGGCTGTACTCCCAAGACAAGACTGGGATGGTGGACTTTGCTCTGGAGTCTGGAG GTGGCAGCATCCTAAGCACTCGGTGCTCTGAGACCTATGAGACCAAGACGGCACTGCTGAGCCTGTTCGGGGTCCCACTGTGGTACTTCTCACAGTCACCTCGAGTGGTAATCCAG CCCGACATCTACCCGGGGAATTGCTGGGCATTTAAGGGTTCCCAGGGGTACCTGGTAGTTCGCTTGTCCATGAAGATCTACCCAACCACGTTCACCATGGAGCACATTCCAAAGACGCTGTCACCGACTGGTAACATCTCCAGTGCCCCCAGAGACTTTGCAGTCTAT GGACTGGAAACCGAGTATCAGGAAGAGGGGCAGCCTCTGGGACGGTTCACCTATGACCAGGAAGGGGACTCACTCCAGATGTTCCACACACTG gaaagacctgaccAAGGGTTCCAGATAGTAGAGCTCCGGGTTCTGTCCAACTGGGGCCACCCTGAGTACACTTGCCTCTACCGGTTCCGAGTCCACGGAGAGCCCATCCAGTAG